The DNA sequence CTTGCTCTCACCGTAGATGAATCCTGCAAGGTCTCTATATCTGATATGCCTCTTTCCTCCATATTCGTGAAGCTTAGCTACCAACATATTCGCATACAAAGATATCGCTGTTGCCAAAATTAGTCCGACCACGCCACCAACCCAACCCAACGGAACCATGATCGTGCCAGAGTATCCCAGCACATAGGCACTGTTTATCCCCGTTGTAAGCACAAATCCCACCTGTAACCATGAATCTACACgcgaaatatgaaaaataagcCGGAAATGAATAGATCACCGGACGAGCAACTGTAATTCAAATTAGTCTCAATCACATCAAAGGATCACTCTACAAGATGACGATCATAAGGAATCCCCAATCAAACTGCCCTCATATGCATAAACCAAACTAAAACCCGAAAAACGAAATTCCGAAAATCAAAAGCTCTTCAGCCAAATTGCTAACAGAACTACATTTCTCATGATCAAATcataaactaaaaatcaaagtacTACACAACGAAATCAATCACTCAATCCAATCCAATTCACAACGAAATCAATCACTCAATCCAATTCACAAAAGGCATTAACAGCTTGAAAAAGACAAATAACATatcaatttcatcaaacaaTAAATCGATTAATTCTACAGATTTGAATACGAATTTATACCAATTGCACACATCAAATTCATGAAGTAGAAGATAACATAACAGTGTAAGGAGCTGAAATCGAGAAACCTTGGCTAATTTGATGGGCGGTATCGGAAATCTCAACAATCACAGAATCCTTAGAAGAGCTCAAAGCGGCGTCGTTTGACTCCGCAGCAACCACCATTACCTCGTCTCGCAAAAGCGCCGATGTAATACCACCGTCGTCCGCCGCCGAGCCGGAATTGAGGCGCAATCCACCATCAAAATCAGCATCAAACACCATATCCACACAGCCAACGGAAAGACACACAGTAATCACGCAGTGAGAGTGGAAACAAGCAGGAGAAAAGCTTGCAGTATGATTAAATGTCAGTAATCGTCACACTTTCAACGCAATTTGGTGATTTCATAGCTACGAATTGACGgtttatttcttgatttttttattaaccgaaaaaaaaggaaattagcAGTATTCTGTTTAACTACGGTTGGTTAAGATTACTTTGGTATTTACTGTTGCtgcatttaaaaatatatactccttccgccCCGCTGAATATaacacgtttttctttttagtttgtcccgactaagatgacacatttccttttttagtaactttctctctccaataatacattcaaccactttttttcactcctattaaaatatacatctttctttatctctctactttaatacttacacccaccttctctctctctgattaaacactttaaccaataactcttaaaatctcgtgtcggctaagcaatgtgtcatcttagccggaacggagggagtagtttatttaattttcgaAATTGTCTGAGTTTTATTTGCAGTAAATTGCGTCTTCACCTCTATTTTTTACtactccgtccaccaaaatttgtcctattttttcatttccgtccgtcccccaaaatttgtctcatttcacttttaccatttttagtaatggacCTCATATTGCACTAACTCACTCAtgctaacattttattataaaattaagtactatataaaaataggactcacgatccactaactttttcaactcatttttcattacatttcttaaaatttgtgtcgggtcaaagtgggacaaattttgatggacggaggtagtagcaTTTTATATACACGTATTTTGACTAAAATAGGTCATGCAAAGATCAAggatcattttttatattatgctATAAATGGGCTAttgattttgataaattaattaagacaGTTGTGGTTAGTGTATAACATGGCAGACTATTAAATTCgattgtttttatataaaaaaaagacttttttttttaaatagaacatttatagtgggacaattcaatatatattagCGTATCGTATAACTGTACAAGTGATGTAagctttttattaaaatacaatacaGTGGTGTGATGAATTTTATTGGTAATTTcattagattattttattcaagttaTAATAAATTACTGTATAATTTTTGTCTAAggttgtgttaaaatgacaacccttCTTAAAGTGATACCGTGACTTCACTTATACAGTAATAGTGGTGGCATCCTAATATGCCCCTATTTGTCTCATATTCCGATCTAAGCTTCTTAATCGTAACATCatttttcctaaaaatttaatttttctaaatgtaaatgaaaatagttaatGGAATttaaatcctatttttatatataagtttatgataaaatattagtgaaatgtaagatttattaattaaactagTAAAAACAGGATATTTCAAGAATCCTTGAGAAGAATACGTACATGTTCCAATTTTTCTTAGCCAAACAGTAGAATGTTTGATTTGGCCCCACTAGAGATTTGAGGATCTGGTATATTACTAAATAATCTCTACCtatcatattatttaaaacaaaGGTGCACCACCAATTTTCCCCTGATGTCATCAACCACAAATATctttcacaaatcacaatcatGGAGTTGAgaatcttttatttgtttacaatatattttctcttttatcgAAGAaagtttataataattcatgttAAAACACATGTAGTATAATCAAACAATTGTGCACATTTGAACTTTGCTactcaattattgaaaattgagtCATTAGGCATCTGAGTTTCAAAAGGTTGTGTGACATATATGGAACCATATTAAAATTAGTgttcaataatcaataaaaattaagatgcCTATTTTCCCAGAAACATGAAATACTTTGTCAGCTTAAGAGGGAAGAAGTAGACACATCTCATTAGTTATTCTAGgttcaacaacaaactttatactccctccgttccacagtagTGGAGGCATTTTTCGGCACgcagattaagaaaaattgtgttgagAGGAAAAAGGAAGAgggatgaagagagaataaagtaacatAGAGTAAAGTgagaaaatgtgttgatttttactaaaaagggaaatatgactccactattatggaacgtatcaaaatggcaaaatggctctactactatggaacggaaggagtagtagTTAGCATGTCCAAACAACGAGGAGCAAAATCTTGACTACGAGACAAGAAGCACGTATAGAGAACTCTTCGTGTGTATCCTTTTCGTGTCGAAACAGCAATTTTCATTAGACAATTCACACAAATACTGTCTTAGTCGGAGAAAACAGATGCGAAAACTGGGTAATTTAGCCACTTTTGCAATTGTTCTAACATTAAAAATTCACTAACCAAATCTGCATTTAACTTTGGACACAATATGTACTATTGATAAGTGATGTCTACTTCCTGATTGAGAGTAAGCAAGCCGCCATTCAAACGCGCTAGTGTGTTCAAGAATTCATAGAAGCACATCCGCTAGCAGATGCAGAGCACAATTCTATGTGTCCTTAACCTATAAGGCGATGGAAATCACACCTTACTCAAGAATTCACAACTTGTGTGTTCCACATCCTATGTTCGGACTTGGGCTTCCGTAAACACAGTTTTATACAGTTATAGCATATTCAAAGCTTACCAACATATACTCAGATTCTATGCTTCTAGTGAACAGGACATCTTCCTAAGGGATTTGGTCTCGAAGATACTACAACTAGCTCACAAATTCATGTCAACACTtcacagttaatactttgtTAAACTAAAGAGAAAAATTCTTTTGAAAATCTCTCATTCTAATTATACAGATATCATCAGGTTAAACCAAGCAATAAAGGCAAGTAACAACCCAAAATATGCACAAACTAAAACTGCTCCATTCCATGGTTCAACACAGCCAGAAACTACATAATCCATCACATTATATACTACCATTACaaagcataaaataaaacaagcaAATAACAAACTCTACTTCTTAGCATCAGGTGTGCTATCTCCAACAACAACATTGATCTTTTCATACCTGAAATCCCCCGAATGCACAGTGCATTTCCCCGGGATGGTCAGCACAGTCTCCGAGCCATTCTCGAACAACGCCCACAGGAACATCACAACCAATGCCAGCAAAGCCCCACACCCTGTCAAGAAAACCAATCCAGAAATGAAACCAAGAGCACAAATCTTCCTCTTCTGCGCCAGCTTCTCCCTCGAAAACGCCCTCGGATTCAACGGCTGCGAATGCATCCACTGCGGAACCTCCCTAGTCCGGAAATTCCATGTGTAGACACTGCTAGTCTGCATTGAGTTTCCAGTCGAAGAACTCAATCCAACAACAACCTCTTCACTTCTCCACATTTCACCCAAATCAACCTTATAAACCAACAGAGGACTGTAAGGCCTAGCAACCCCAAATTTGCTCAACCTAACCTCAATCCTCTTCGAGCTCGAATCGTAATCAATCCAAGAATGCAGCTTCACTCCACTCCTCAAATCCAAGCCAATCGACGACACATTGCTCGTCCTCACCGAAGCGAGGCTCCCGATGTCAAGACCGACGTGGTTCGCGTTCAAATCCCCCACATTTTCATCGACCGATGTGTCGAATTCGACCCCAAGAAACCGATTTTCCTTCGAAAGACCGAAACTTTCTCCGGAAAACGTGGACTGGAAGGCTCGGGGCGCGATCAGGAAGGCCAATCCGTCGCCATTGTGAGGCGAGATTGAGAATGTGAAATCAGTGGAGAACGAAACGGGGCGTTTCGACTTCGAGGCCGGGGTCGAGAGCCTGATGGGCCTTTTCTGGACGATCAAGCCGGCGCTGGGAGAGGAAATTGAGGGGTCGGTGAGGCGGATGAAGGAGCTGTTGTTAGTGAGCTTGGCGTCGCCGATGAGGATGAGATTCGAGCCGAGATGTGGCTTGTGGGGggtggagagagagagctgGACAGCTGATAGCAGCGtggaaatgaaaattagaGAGATTAGTGGATGAATCGAGCAGGAAGGGGACGGCATTGGGTTGAATTCGAACATTTTTGCTGCAGCAGAGAGGAATTAGGGTTTCGGTtgaatttgggggaaaatgaGTACTCACTTTGTATTTGGAAGATAACAGTTGATAAGTAGAAAGAAGTAGTTATAGATTTTGTGTTGCATTTACAAATCCATCATTTATTCCTTAATTCCTGATTAAATTTCTCCTTGactcaacataaaatttaataaatataaaaaataattaaatgcacCTCAGCTGGTGAAATACAGCTAGAGATGC is a window from the Salvia hispanica cultivar TCC Black 2014 chromosome 1, UniMelb_Shisp_WGS_1.0, whole genome shotgun sequence genome containing:
- the LOC125201237 gene encoding L-type lectin-domain containing receptor kinase VIII.2-like, which translates into the protein MFEFNPMPSPSCSIHPLISLIFISTLLSAVQLSLSTPHKPHLGSNLILIGDAKLTNNSSFIRLTDPSISSPSAGLIVQKRPIRLSTPASKSKRPVSFSTDFTFSISPHNGDGLAFLIAPRAFQSTFSGESFGLSKENRFLGVEFDTSVDENVGDLNANHVGLDIGSLASVRTSNVSSIGLDLRSGVKLHSWIDYDSSSKRIEVRLSKFGVARPYSPLLVYKVDLGEMWRSEEVVVGLSSSTGNSMQTSSVYTWNFRTREVPQWMHSQPLNPRAFSREKLAQKRKICALGFISGLVFLTGCGALLALVVMFLWALFENGSETVLTIPGKCTVHSGDFRYEKINVVVGDSTPDAKK